One Dioscorea cayenensis subsp. rotundata cultivar TDr96_F1 chromosome 17, TDr96_F1_v2_PseudoChromosome.rev07_lg8_w22 25.fasta, whole genome shotgun sequence DNA window includes the following coding sequences:
- the LOC120280399 gene encoding pre-mRNA splicing factor SR-like 1 isoform X1 translates to MSEIATSGRAIDTLLEKVLCMNILSSDYFKELYKMKTFHEVVDEIYNQVDHVEPWMTGNCRGPSTAFCLLYKFFTMKLTVKQMYNLLKHPDSPYIRAIGFLYLRYLGDPKTLWNWFEPYVKDDEEFSPGSNGRKTTMGLYVRDLLLGQYYFDTLFPRIPVPIMRLITTNLERMKLPTKHSGVTGESSRHGSDDTARRPPSVKAALSVSFGQRAPHRASTRDSSPVRRTLPIRERTDGDDLRDSSPSKRRSRSHDGPDRDRDRERGRDRERDKERDRDRDRDHDRDRDRGRDRNRDSRDRRSDRDSRDRRSDRDSRDRDSYRSSGRHDHERNGSRDYDRHRDSSSRRSRSRSRSRSRSLQNHGGYSDRISSPFKDASKEKPAAISGNLAKLKDLYGDGTSNNDSADRFRKDTNTEEVFRLGASTWK, encoded by the exons ATGTCGGAGATAGCAACAAGTGGCAGAGCTATTGATACTTTGTTAGAGAAGGTTCTTTGTATGAACATTCTTTCCTCTGATTACTTCAAAGAGCTTTACAAAATGAAGACTTTTCATGAGGTTGTAGACGAGATCTATAATCAAGTTGATCATGTGGAACCATGGATGACTGGGAACTGTAGGGGGCCTTCCACAGCATTCTGtcttctttataaatttttcacaATGAAACTCACTGTGAAGCAAATGTACAACCTGTTGAAACATCCTGATTCTCCATATATTAGAGCT ATTGGTTTCTTGTACTTGAGGTATCTTGGTGACCCCAAAACATTATGGAATTGGTTTGAGCCTTATGTCAAAGATGATGAG GAATTTTCTCCTGGTTCTAATGGCAGGAAGACAACCATGGGTTTGTATGTGCGTGATCTCCTTCTTGGACAG TACTATTTCGACACACTTTTTCCTCGCATTCCTGTTCCCATCATGCGGCTGATTACCACCAACCTTGAGAGAATGAAGCTTCCAACAAAGCATTCTGGTGTTACAGGAGAATCTAGTCGGCATGGATCAGATGACACTGCCCGCCGCCCTCCTTCAGTGAAAGCTGCCCTGTCAGTTTCATTTGGTCAGCGAGCCCCTCATCGGGCATCCACCAGAGATTCATCCCCAGTTCGAAGAACTTTGCCCATTCGAGAAAGAACTGATGGTGATGACTTGAGAGACTCATCGCCCAGCAAGCGCCGCTCACGCAGCCATGATGGACCTGACCGAGACCGAGACCGGGAGAGGGGGCGTGACAGAGAAAGAGACAAAGAGAGGGACAGGGACAGGGATAGGGATCATGATAGAGACCGTGACAGGGGCCGGGACCGCAACCGGGACAGCAGAGATCGACGTAGTGATCGTGATAGCAGGGATAGGCGCAGCGATCGTGATAGCCGGGACCGAGATTCTTATCGGTCCAGTGGGAGGCATGACCATGAAAGGAATGGCAGCAGGGACTATGATCGGCACAGGGATTCTAGTTCTCGCCGGAGCAGAAGCCGGAGCAGGAGCCGGAGCCGGAGTTTGCAAAACCACGGCGGATATTCAGATCGCATCTCCAGCCCATTTAAAGATGCAAGCAAAGAGAAGCCAGCTGCTATTTCAGGCAATCTTGCAAAGCTCAAGGATTTGTATGGTGATGGAACTTCTAATAATGACAGTGCAGATAGGTTTCGGAAGGATACAAACACTGAAGAGGTTTTCAGATTGGGAGCTTCTACTTGGAAATAG
- the LOC120280367 gene encoding protein PGR-like, producing MEALVIRFLFSLLTSAAMAIRALRRKSVDLSGVLAGIPVMIVHMMAGYRFAALLLVFFFTSSKLTKVGEEKKRRIDAEFKEGGQRNWIQVLANSAIATILVIAAATMTKGEDRCLDTKDSRLVTCLIGGLIGHYACSNGDTWSSEIGLLSSAQPRLITTFKTVKKGTNGAISPEGLMAAAAGGFVIGMTFVLVGLLTADCTGNVAMKQLLVLPIASVAGLCGSLIDSLFGATLQFSGYCTVRNKVVSSEGPTVVKISGSSILNNNQVNACSILLTTLLTSIACVSIF from the exons ATGGAAGCCCTAGTGATTCGATTCCTTTTCTCGCTGTTGACTTCCGCCGCGATGGCGATCAGAGCGCTGAGGCGCAAGTCTGTGGATTTGTCGGGAGTTCTTGCTGGGATTCCAGTGATGATCGTTCATATGATGGCTGGTTATCG GTTTGCGGCtcttttgcttgttttcttttttacttcgTCGAAGCTCACCAAGGTTGGAGAGGAGAAGAAGCGACGCATTGATGCAGAGTTCAAGGAGGGAGGACAAAGAAATTG GATACAAGTTCTGGCTAATAGTGCAATTGCGACCATTTTGGTGATTGCAGCTGCAACAATGACTAAAGGAGAAGATCGATGCTTGGATACAAAAGATTCAAGACTTGTAACCTGTCTTATTGGTGGACTTATCGGACACTATGCTTGCAGCAATGGAGACACTTGGTCATCGGAAATTGGATTGCTTAGCAGTGCGCAACCTCGATTAATCACAACCTTCAAG ACTGTGAAAAAGGGAACAAATGGTGCAATATCCCCGGAAGGATTAATGGCTGCTGCAGCAGGTGGCTTTGTCATTGGCATGACATTTGTTCTTGTTGGACTGCTTACAGCTGATTGTACCGGTAATGTTGCTATGAAACAGCTACTGGTTCTACCTATTGCTTCAGTGGCCGGACTATGTGGAAGTTTGATCGATTCTTTATTTGGTGCGACACTCCAGTTCAGTGGATATTGCACCGTGAGGAACAAG GTGGTTAGCAGTGAAGGGCCTACGGTAGTCAAGATATCAGGATCGAGCATTCTGAACAATAATCAAGTGAATGCTTGCTCAATTTTACTGACCACATTGCTCACTTCAATAGCTTGTGTCTCCATTTTTTAG
- the LOC120280366 gene encoding serine/threonine protein phosphatase 2A 57 kDa regulatory subunit B' kappa isoform-like — protein sequence MWKQFLSKLPRKASKSDAGSDSSPCNPCDNSSSSGAGGNTALSNRAAAVKRMSSAIFPSSIVAGIEPLLSFMDVPSTEKQNLFFSKVDVCCVVFDFSDPNKNSAEKDLKRQALIDLVDYVNAGTMKFTEPMIIASCRMFAINLFRVFPPKCRSNSSSGGGENDEDEPMFDPAWSHLQIVYDLLLKFVSSTSLDSKIAKKYVDHTFILSLLELFDSEDPRERDCLKTVLHRIYGKFMTHRAFIRKAVSNIFYRFVFETERHNGIAELLEVFGSVISGFALPLKEEHKVFLWKALIPLHKPKMVGVYLQQLTYCITQFIEKEPKLASNVIMGLLKYWPVTSSQKELMFLGELEEVLEAINMAEFQKCMVPLFRRIGYCLNSSHFQVAERALFLWNNDHLINLIAENRQVILPLIIPALERNARHHWNRAVLNVTLNVRKMFSEMDEELFATCQSKFEEEEENRMASEEKRRKRWERLEHAASFQQVTGNTALLAPIVAVPPLAATPA from the exons ATGTGGAAGCAATTTCTTAGCAAATTGCCGAGAAAAGCGTCGAAATCCGATGCCGGTTCTGATTCCTCGCCGTGCAATCCCTGTGACAATTCGTCGAGCTCTGGGGCCGGCGGCAACACTGCGTTGTCAAACCGTGCCGCGGCGGTGAAGCGGATGTCTTCCGCCATCTTCCCCTCCAGCATCGTCGCCGGGATTGAGCCTTTGTTGTCCTTCATGGACGTCCCAAGCACCGAAAAGCAGAATCTTTTCTTCAGCAAGGTGGATGTTTGTTGTGTTGTTTTCGATTTTTCTGATCCTAATAAGAATTCTGCTGAAAAAGATCTAAAGCGCCAGGCTTTGATTGACCTTGTGGATTATGTAAATGCCGGCACCATGAAATTCACAGAGCCAATGATCATTGCAAGCTGTAGAATGTTTGCTATTAACTTGTTTAGAGTCTTCCCTCCCAAATGCCGATCAAATTCCTCATCCGGTGGCGGTGAGAATGATGAGGATGAGCCTATGTTTGATCCTGCATGGTCACATTTGCAAATAGTGTATGATTTACTTCTCAAGTTTGTTTCCTCGACCtctcttgattcaaaaattgcgAAGAAGTATGTAGATCACACATTTATATTGAGTTTGCTTGAGCTGTTTGATTCAGAGGATCCAAGAGAGAGGGACTGCTTGAAGACAGTTTTGCATAGGATTTACGGGAAGTTCATGACACATCGGGCCTTCATCCGTAAAGCGGTGAGCAATATCTTCTATCGGTTTGTCTTTGAGACAGAGAGGCACAACGGGATCGCCGAGTTGTTAGAAGTTTTTGGAAGTGTGATTAGTGGTTTTGCATTGCCACTTAAGGAGGAGCATAAGGTTTTTCTATGGAAGGCTTTGATCCCTCTCCATAAACCAAAGATGGTAGGTGTTTATCTACAGCAATTAACATACTGCATCACTCAGTTCATAGAAAAAGAGCCCAAGTTGGCGAGCAATGTTATCATGGGATTGTTGAAGTATTGGCCGGTGACAAGTAGTCAGAAAGAACTCATGTTTCTCGGTGAATTAGAAGAGGTCTTGGAAGCCATTAACATGGCAGAGTTTCAGAAATGTATGGTTCCCTTGTTCCGACGAATTGGTTATTGCCTCAACAGTTCCCATTTTCAG GTCGCTGAGCGAGCTTTGTTTCTATGGAATAACGATCACTTGATAAACCTGATAGCTGAAAACCGACAAGTTATACTGCCTTTAATCATCCCTGCTTTGGAGAGGAATGCCCGGCATCACTGGAACCGAGCGGTTCTGAATGTTACATTGAATGTCAGGAAGATGTTCTCAGAAATGGACGAGGAGCTCTTTGCAACATGTCAGAGCAAGTttgaggaggaggaagagaatCGAATGGCTAGCGAAGAGAAGCGAAGAAAGAGATGGGAGCGTCTCGAGCACGCAGCGTCCTTTCAACAAGTGACTGGAAACACGGCTCTTCTTGCGCCCATTGTTGCAGTTCCTCCTCTTGCCGCCACTCCCGCCTAG
- the LOC120280478 gene encoding protein FAR1-RELATED SEQUENCE 6-like codes for MVESSVNEMNLDEDSELISASEPNAKEMASDSKVDGEERATEENDGIPRVGLSFKSFDEVYEFYNQYARNVGFGTKIRRSFYSLDDGQLNKVMLTCCKEGRREYKNQERSTYRLRLSARTDCQARIKVQRKYIDGLFHLTEVNLEHNHPVNPTMSKFFRSHKDLNDGPKKQLPARGKIQKDLVSTEKENEEVEVKLQGPFWGREDLEALNQFFVKMQLSGSYFFHLMDFDGGGRLKNVFWADGRSKAAYKYFGDVVRVDTMYLMDNYETPLVMFTGVNNHGHLVLLGCGLLSERNVDAFIWLFKSWLACMSGNHPSVIITDHSQAIRGAVAAVFPGVRHHMCLQHIMREMQDNLGELSEYKAVKGLLKRAIYDCLRIEEFEEDWQNMIEKHMLQDNAWLESLYESRHSWAPVFVKETFSAGLSCIQHKESMVSYFDGYIHPKSTLKQFLSKYEAAVQNNCEKEGQADSDSFHKSPQLITKLYMEEQIRKVYTVDMFKKFQEEVKAILYCIPTLIQVDGLISIFEVRECVKMKDGKEVNKNYGVTYNANEADVQCNCGSFQHGGILCRHSLSVLNFLEVYEIPSQYILERWRKDFKRRHTLSCSPNDFIANGPVERYDNLYKSCLRLAEIGSSSDDKYECALKIIHGAADELLVGDGTIDLQHKSMTYDAQANCSIMGGTADGRRSIGDGDEDIPDLMQVRRRGRPPKKRKEALVEKIVEASKKKVSQRKSMTESEPDLLQIGPNASHFDSHLWAQDGINLTEQVSPTNLSIGTHFGVQVNHPHAIDNQSGLRWGFQPMFQQSHTPEPPPGPWAG; via the exons ATGGTGGAAAGTTCTGTGAATGAAATGAACCTGGATGAGGATTCTGAACTAATTTCTGCAAGTGAACCCAATGCTAAAGAAATGGCATCTGATTCTAAGGTTGATGGTGAAGAGAGGGCAACTGAAGAGAATGATGGAATCCCAAGAGTTGGATTGTCCTTTAAATCGTTTGACGAGGTCTATGAGTTCTACAATCAGTATGCGCGCAATGTTGGTTTCGGTACGAAGATTAGACGCTCGTTTTATAGCCTTGATGATGGGCAGCTTAACAAGGTCATGCTCACTTGTTGTAAAGAGGGCCGGAGAGAGTACAAGAATCAAGAAAGGTCTACGTATCGTTTAAGGTTGTCGGCAAGAACTGATTGCCAGGCAAGAATTAAGGTGCAGAGAAAGTACATTGATGGGTTGTTTCATTTGACTGAGGTGAACCTTGAGCATAACCATCCTGTTAATCCGACAATGTCTAAATTCTTTAGGTCGCATAAGGATTTGAATGATGGTCCCAAGAAGCAGCTTCCTGCCAGAGGAAAGATTCAAAAGGATTTGGTATCCACAGAGAAGGAGAACGAGGAGGTTGAGGTGAAATTACAGGGTCCATTTTGGGGGAGAGAGGATTTGGAAGCTCTTAATCAATTTTTTGTGAAGATGCAGTTGTCAGGCTCTTATTTCTTTCACTTGATGGATTTTGATGGAGGAGGCCGTTTGAAGAATGTGTTTTGGGCTGACGGTAGGTCTAAGGCTGCGTACAAGTACTTTGGAGATGTTGTCAGGGTCGATACGATGTACTTGATGGATAATTATGAGACACCTTTGGTGATGTTCACTGGAGTAAACAATCATGGTCATTTAGTGTTGTTAGGTTGTGGGTTGCTTTCAGAGAGAAATGTTGATGCATTTATATGGTTGTTTAAGTCTTGGTTAGCATGTATGTCAGGAAATCATCCAAGTGTTATCATCACCGACCATTCTCAGGCCATACGAGGAGCAGTTGCTGCAGTGTTTCCAGGAGTTCGTCATCACATGTGTCTGCAGCATATAATGAGAGAAATGCAGGATAATCTGGGAGAACTTTCTGAATACAAAGCGGTCAAAGGATTGCTCAAGAGAGCTATATATGACTGTTTGAGAATTGAAGAATTTGAAGAAGATTGGCAAAATATGATCGAAAAACATATGCTTCAAGACAATGCCTGGCTTGAATCCTTGTATGAAAGTAGGCATTCCTGGGCTCCAGTTTTTGTGAAAGAAACATTTTCTGCAGGGTTGTCATGTATTCAACACAAAGAGAGTATGGTTTCGTATTTTGATGGATATATACACCCAAAGAGCACATTGAAGCAATTTCTTTCTAAGTATGAGGCAGCAGTACAAAATAACTGTGAGAAGGAAGGCCAAGCTGATAGTGATTCGTTCCACAAGAGCCCACAGTTGATTACTAAGCTTTATATGGAAGAGCAAATTCGCAAGGTTTACACTGTTGACATGTTTAAGAAATTCCAAGAAGAGGTCAAGGCCATATTATATTGCATTCCTACACTAATTCAGGTAGATGGGCTGATCTCTATCTTTGAAGTCAGAGAGTGTGTAAAAATGAAAGATGGTAAAGAGGTCAACAAGAACTATGGAGTTACTTACAATGCAAATGAAGCTGATGTGCAATGTAACTGTGGGTCCTTCCAGCATGGAGGTATTCTGTGTAGACATTCACTGTCAGTGCTCAACTTTTTGGAAGTATATGAAATTCCATCTCAATATATTCTCGAGCGCTGGAGAAAGGACTTCAAGCGCAGGCATACTCTGTCTTGTTCTCCTAATGATTTCATTGCTAATGGTCCTGTAGAACGTTATGATAATCTGTACAAGTCTTGTCTTAGATTGGCCGAGATAGGATCAAGTTCTGATGATAAATATGAGTGTGCATTGAAAATTATTCATGGAGCAGCAGATGAACTTCTCGTGGGGGATGGCACAATAGACCTGCAACACAAGAGCATGACATACGATGCTCAGGCAAATTGCAGCATTATGGGTGGCACCGCAGATGGCAGAAGGAGCATAGGGGATGGAGATGAGGACATTCCTGATCTGATGCAAGTGAGGCGAAGGGGTCGGCCGCCAAAAAAACGGAAGGAGGCTCTGGTTGAAAAAATAGTTGAAGCCAGTAAGAAGAAG gtttctcaaagaaaatcaatgacTGAAAGTGAACCTGATTTGCTTCAGATTGGTCCAAATGCATCACACTTTGATTCTCATCTCTGGGCACAAGATGGCATCAACCTAACT GAACAAGTCAGCCCAACTAACTTATCTATTGGTACCCATTTTGGAGTCCAAGTGAACCACCCACATGCAATTGACAATCAGTCAGGCTTGCGTTGGGGCTTTCAACCGATGTTTCAA CAATCTCATACACCAGAGCCACCTCCGGGCCCATGGGCAGGTTAG
- the LOC120280555 gene encoding palmitoyl-acyl carrier protein thioesterase, chloroplastic — MVASIAASAFFPAASSSSASSAKPSKTVGGAPESLDVRGIVAKPGSLSSGGLQVKANAQVAPKINGTKISLKTDTQKGEDEASYSAPRTFYNQLPDWSMLLAAITTIFLAAEKQWTLLDWKPKRPDMLTDAFSLGRMVNDGLVFKQNFSIRSYEVGADRTASIETLMNHLQETALNHVKISGLMGDGFGATQEMSRRNLIWVVTKMQVLVERYPTWGDVVEVDTWVAASGKNGMRRDWHVRDCQTGQTIMRASSVWVMMNKNTRRLSKMPEEVRAEIEPYFLERSAIIDEDSRKLPKLDDDTADYISKGLTPRWGDLDINQHVNNVKYIGWILESAPISILENHELASMTLEYRRECGRDSVLQSLTAVSDTGDTLMDSGIECKHLLRLECGAEIVRGRTEWRPKPVAEHVEAGFTPAESA; from the exons ATGGTGGCCTCCATCGCTGCCTCTGCCTTCTTCCCTGCTGCCTCGTCCTCCTCTGCATCGTCTGCAAAGCCCTCCAAGACTGTTGGTGGGGCCCCTGAAAGCCTGGATGTCCGTGGCATCGTAGCCAAGCCTGGTTCGTTGTCCTCCGGTGGCTTGCAGGTCAAGGCCAATGCTCAGGTTGCTCCCAAGATCAACGGGACTAAGATAAGCTTGAAAACTGATACCCAAAAGGGTGAGGATGAAGCCTCCTATTCGGCCCCGAGGACATTCTACAACCAATTGCCTGACTGGAGCATGCTGCTTGCTGCCATCACAACCATCTTCTTGGCAGCAGAGAAGCAGTGGACCCTCCTTGATTGGAAACCAAAGAGGCCTGACATGCTTACAGATGCGTTTAGCCTCGGGAGAATGGTTAATGATGGGCTTGTCTTTAAGCAGAACTTTTCTATACGGTCTTATGAGGTTGGGGCTGATCGCACAGCGTCTATAGAAACGTTAATGAATCATCTGCAG GAGACGGCACTTAATCATGTCAAGATCTCAGGGCTCATGGGAGATGGATTTGGTGCTACACAAGAGATGAGTCGACGAAATTTAATATGGGTCGTGACCAAAATGCAGGTTCTTGTAGAACGCTATCCTACATG GGGAGATGTTGTTGAAGTAGATACTTGGGTTGCGGCCTCTGGTAAAAATGGGATGCGCCGAGATTGGCATGTTCGTGACTGCCAAACAGGCCAAACTATCATGAGGGCTTCCAG TGTCTGGGTGATGATGAACAAAAACACGAGGAGACTGTCTAAAATGCCAGAAGAAGTTAGAGCTGAGATAGAGCCCTACTTTTTAGAACGATCTGCTATCATCGATGAAGATAGCCGGAAGCTTCCTAAGCTTGATGATGATACTGCTGATTATATTAGCAAGGGGTTGACT CCAAGGTGGGGTGATTTGGATATCAATCAGCATGTCAACAATGTTAAATATATCGGGTGGATTCTTGAG AGTGCACCAATCTCCATCCTGGAGAATCATGAACTTGCTAGCATGACACTGGAGTATAGGAGGGAGTGCGGAAGGGACAGCGTGCTACAATCCCTCACTGCCGTCTCTGACACCGGCGACACTCTGATGGACTCTGGCATCGAATGCAAGCATCTGCTGCGGCTGGAATGCGGGGCCGAGATTGTGAGGGGACGGACAGAGTGGAGGCCGAAGCCAGTTGCCGAACATGTGGAGGCAGGGTTTACTCCAGCTGAGAGTGCATGA
- the LOC120280630 gene encoding LOW QUALITY PROTEIN: E3 ubiquitin-protein ligase At1g63170-like (The sequence of the model RefSeq protein was modified relative to this genomic sequence to represent the inferred CDS: deleted 2 bases in 1 codon) has product MAIPVLQSLSEDQTDRVPLLMEQSISQDTHEHIVNIPQTGVASTSTSNGDDFTDSDELHQEDRTSASLQAPSTQSFLLSPTVSNSRNSSVTRRGDTYGRRHRSPLNSGFWISVELVVNLSQITAAVIVLSLSRDEHPRAPLFTWIMGYTVGCIASLPHLYWRYIHRSSQGSDQDSAHLRRNSSQNNHIESNSYTTITVTQGEGQQNATLSSRFGRNLITFSPRLNAFVDHLKMALDCFFAVWFVVGNVWIFGGHSSAADAPNLYRLCIVFLAFSCIGYAMPFILCATICCCLPCIISILGFREDMNQTRGATPESINALPSYKFKLKRACTGEKMRITQKSIGEGGILAAGTDKERAISAEDAVCCICLAKYVDNDELRELPCTHFFHTECVDKWLKINASCPLCKFEVGEAAGATSGSNSGSHNDDRRVGSGGDLQETQ; this is encoded by the exons ATGGCTATTCCTGTACTGCAATCACTGAGTGAAGATCAAACTGATAGAGTACCTTTGCTGATGGAACAGTCTATAAGTCAAGATACTCATGAACATATAGTTAATATACCTCAAACAGGTGTTGCGTCCACGTCAACATCTAATGGAGATGATTTCACTGACTCGGATGAATTGCATCAAGAGGATAGAACTTCAGCAAGTTTACAAGCTCCTAGCACGCAGTCATTTTTACTCTCACCCACTGTATCCAACTCCAGAAATTCTTCTGTTACAAGGAGAGGTGATACCTATGGTCGTCGTCACAGGAGCCCCTTGAATTCTGGTTTTTGGATTTCTGTTGAgcttgttgtcaatttgagcCAGATTACAGCGGCAGTTATCGTTCTCTCCTTGTCCAGGGATGAGCATCCACGGGCTCCGTTATTCACATGGATCATGGGCTATACAGTAGGATGTATTGCTAGtctacctcatctttattggcGTTACATTCACCGCAGCAGTCAGGGTTCTGATCAGGACTCAGCTCATTTACGTAGAAATTCATCTCAAAACAACCATATTGAGTCAAATTCTTACACTACCATCACTGTTACTCAAGGAGAAGGCCAACAAAATGCTACTCTATCTTCACGTTTTGGACGAAATTTAATTACTTTCAGTCCCAG ATTAAACGCATTTGTCGACCACTTAAAGATGGCTCTGGATTGCTTCTTTGCTGTGTGGTTTGTTGTTGGGAATGTGTGGATTTTTGGGGGACACTCTTCTGCTGCTGATGCTCCCAATTTGTACAG GCTATGTATAGTGTTCCTGGCATTTAGCTGCATTGGGTATGCCATGCCGTTCATTTTGTGTGCAACAATATGCTGCTGCTTGCCTTGCATAATATCGATATTAGGCTTCAGAGAGGATATGAACCAGACAAGGGGAGCGACACCTGAATCGATCAATGCCTTGCCTAGTTACAAGTTCAAGTTAAAAAGAGCCTGTACAGGAGAG AAAATGAGGATAACTCAGAAAAGCATAGGTGAGGGTGGGATCTTGGCTGCTGGTACTGACAAGGAACGAGCTATTTCTGCCGAAGATGCT GTTTGCTGCATCTGCCTAGCAAAGTACGTAGACAACGATGAGCTACGTGAACTGCCATGCACCCACTTCTTCCACACTGAATGTGTTGATAAATGGCTCAAGATAAATGCATCATGTCCTCTTTGTAAATTTGAGGTCGGTGAGGCTGCGGGCGCAACTTC
- the LOC120280399 gene encoding pre-mRNA splicing factor SR-like 1 isoform X2, giving the protein MSEIATSGRAIDTLLEKVLCMNILSSDYFKELYKMKTFHEVVDEIYNQVDHVEPWMTGNCRGPSTAFCLLYKFFTMKLTVKQMYNLLKHPDSPYIRAIGFLYLRYLGDPKTLWNWFEPYVKDDEEFSPGSNGRKTTMGLYVRDLLLGQLWFHMEVAFRGQHISVNNFV; this is encoded by the exons ATGTCGGAGATAGCAACAAGTGGCAGAGCTATTGATACTTTGTTAGAGAAGGTTCTTTGTATGAACATTCTTTCCTCTGATTACTTCAAAGAGCTTTACAAAATGAAGACTTTTCATGAGGTTGTAGACGAGATCTATAATCAAGTTGATCATGTGGAACCATGGATGACTGGGAACTGTAGGGGGCCTTCCACAGCATTCTGtcttctttataaatttttcacaATGAAACTCACTGTGAAGCAAATGTACAACCTGTTGAAACATCCTGATTCTCCATATATTAGAGCT ATTGGTTTCTTGTACTTGAGGTATCTTGGTGACCCCAAAACATTATGGAATTGGTTTGAGCCTTATGTCAAAGATGATGAG GAATTTTCTCCTGGTTCTAATGGCAGGAAGACAACCATGGGTTTGTATGTGCGTGATCTCCTTCTTGGACAG CTTTGGTTTCATATGGAGGTTGCTTTCAGAGGACAGCACATCTCTGTCAACAACTTTGTATAA